One genomic segment of Vigna radiata var. radiata cultivar VC1973A unplaced genomic scaffold, Vradiata_ver6 scaffold_246, whole genome shotgun sequence includes these proteins:
- the LOC106778296 gene encoding oil body-associated protein 1A codes for MSTNDGHPQVLDGEPTQTGTYLRDTATSVIQNFDPINKIHQHLCAFHFYSHDMTRQVEAHHYCAHKNEEMRQCLIYDSPEKKARLIGLEYIISENLYLTLPDEEKPLWHSHLYEVKSGLLFMPKIPAPIQRRDMETVCKTYGKVFHFWQVDKGHSLPFGIPQLMMAFTRDGQIYDHLVKSCAERMGIDYDEERKGREYITGPEHGIHPLANGGGKGLETRLREVDLNADSTPPSATRVSVV; via the exons ATGTCGACCAACGACGGCCACCCACAAGTTCTAGACGGCGAGCCAACTCAAACAGGCACCTACCTCCGTGACACTGCCACATCTGTTATCCAAAACTTCGACCCCATAAACAAAATCCACCAACATCTTTGCGC GTTTCACTTTTACTCTCATGACATGACCCGACAAGTGGAGGCACACCACTATTGCGCGCACAAGAACGAGGAGATGAGGCAGTGTCTGATATACGACAGCCCCGAGAAGAAAGCGAGGCTTATAGGGCTTGAGTACATCATCTCAGAAAACCTATACTTGACACTGCCAGACGAGGAGAAGCCTCTCTGGCACTCTCACTTGTACGAGGTCAAGAGTGGTCTCCTCTTCATGCCTAAGATTCCTGCTCCCATTCAGCGCCGAGACATGGAGACAGTCTGCAAGACTTACGGCAAAGTTTTCCATTTCTGGCAAGTGGACAAGGGTCACTCCCTCCCATTTGGGATACCTCAGCTCATGATGGCTTTCACTAGAGATGGCCAGATCTATGATCACCTAGTCAAAA GTTGTGCAGAGCGGATGGGGATAGACTatgatgaagaaagaaaaggaagggaATATATAACAGGGCCAGAACATGGAATTCATCCATTGGCCAATGGAGGAGGTAAGGGTCTTGAGACTCGCCTCAGGGAGGTCGACCTCAACGCCGATTCTACTCCGCCGTCAGCCACCAGGGTCTCTGTTGTCTGA
- the LOC106778294 gene encoding MACPF domain-containing protein At1g14780 isoform X1: protein MAMESVFPNPIECLGKGFDFTCDFRLKFAKGKGSRRLVVVDEENRRDITVPGTAATIPDVSQDIRCDKGDRLRFTSDVLQFNQMSELLNQKSAIQGKIPSGYFNALFDLTGDWYRDAHNVKYLAFDGYFISLFYLHLTASHLTLQEEVKKSVPAQWDPASLTRFIQTYGTHIITGMAVGGQDVICVKQKHSSKVSSGDLRRNLENLGDFLFQDLRSPSQQQTNTSAEAKHKVPEVFNQVMQSNTTQFTSISETSSKDGLTIICSKRGGDVFKHGHSNWLQTVASSPEAILFKFVPISSLLTGIPGSGYLTHAINLYLRYKPLPEDLQCFLEFQIPRQWAPMFYELPLRHQRKKSTSPSLQFGFMSPKLHVSSTQVVSEEKPVVGLRLYLEGRKCNRLAIHVHHLSSLPKTMIHSSGASLWRGSDENEYCDTFLEPIRWKGFANVCTAVVKHDPNWLQESGGGGGVYIVTGAQLISKGNWPKNVLHLRLQYTHIANCSIRKSDWGGAPEASRKSSFLTNLSTTFSFTQQSVTTYPQKQAPTLLDSGVYPDGPPVPVRSGKLLKYVDTSEVLRGPHDAPGHWLVTAAKLVTEGGKIGLQVKFALLDY from the exons ATGGCCATGGAGAGTGTGTTTCCAAATCCGATAGAGTGTCTGGGAAAAGGGTTTGATTTCACATGTGATTTCCGATTGAAGTTTGCCAAAGGAAAAGGAAGTAGAAGATTGGTGGTTGTTGATGAAGAGAACAGGAGGGACATTACTGTTCCTGGTACTGCTGCTACCATTCCCGATGTTTCCCAGGATATTCGCTGTGACAAGGGGGATCGCCTTCGTTTCACATCTGATGTTCTTCAATTCAATCAG ATGTCTGAGCTGCTAAATCAAAAGTCGGCAATACAGGGAAAAATTCCTTCTGGCTATTTTAATGCTCTTTTTGATCTGACTGGTGATTGGTATCGTGATGCTCATAACGTCAAGTATCTTGCTTTTGATGGTTATTTCATTTCCCTGTTCTATCTGCACCTTACTGCTTCACACCTCACACTGCAAGAGGAAGTGAAAAAGTCTGTTCCAGCTCAGTGGGACCCAGCTTCATTAACCAG GTTCATTCAAACATATGGAACACACATAATAACAGGTATGGCTGTTGGAGGTCAAGATGTAATATGTGTCAAACAAAAGCATTCTTCAAAGGTTTCATCTGGTGATCTGAGAAGAAATTTAGAGAATCTAggagattttttatttcaagattTAAGAAGCCCTTCTCAACAACAGACAAACACCTCTGCAGAAGCCAAACACAAA GTTCCTGAGGTCTTCAATCAAGTGATGCAATCAAACACAACGCAGTTCACCAGCATTTCAGAAACTTCAAGCAAGGAT GGCCTCACTATCATCTGTTCAAAAAGAGGAGGAGATGTGTTCAAGCATGGTCACTCAAATTGGCTCCAGACAGTGGCTTCTAGTCCTGAAGCTATCCTCTTCAAGTTTGTGCCTATTTCCTCACTTCTCACAGGAATTCCTGGAAGTGGCTATCTTACTCATGCAATCAATTTGTATTTACGCT ACAAGCCCCTTCCCGAAGATTTACAATGCTTTTTGGAGTTTCAAATTCCAAGGCAATGGGCACCCATGTTTTATGAGCTACCTCTGAGGCATCAAAGGAAAAAGAGTACTTCCCCTTCCCTGCAATTTGGTTTCATGTCTCCCAAGCTTCATGTCAGTTCTACACAG GTAGTGAGTGAAGAAAAGCCTGTGGTAGGCCTCCGTCTGTACTTGGAAGGAAGAAAATGTAATAGACTTGCAATACATGTACACCATCTTTCAAGCCTCCCAAAGACAATGATCCACTCTTCAGGCGCATCTTTGTGGCGAGGATCTGATGAAAATGAATACTGTGACACCTTTCTGGAACCAATAAGGTGGAAGGGATTTGCAAACGTGTGCACTGCAGTGGTTAAACACGACCCTAACTGGTTGCAAGAATCAGGTGGGGGTGGGGGTGTTTACATTGTAACCGGTGCACAGCTCATTAGCAAAGGGAATTGGCCAAAAAATGTGCTTCACTTGCGCCTCCAATATACCCACATAGCCAATTGCAGTATCAGGAAGTCAGACTGGGGTGGTGCACCTGAGGCTTCAAGAAAATCATCTTTCCTCACAAATTTAAGCACGACATTTTCATTCACACAACAAAGTGTGACTACTTATCCTCAGAAGCAGGCTCCCACTTTACTTGACTCTGGTGTTTATCCAGATGGTCCACCTGTGCCTGTTCGTTCTGGAAAACTGCTTAAATACGTGGATACAAGCGAGGTTCTGAGGGGTCCACATGATGCTCCTGGACATTGGTTGGTAACAGCTGCTAAGCTTGTGACTGAGGGTGGTAAGATTGGATTGCAGGTCAAGTTTGCACTGTTAGACTACTAG
- the LOC106778294 gene encoding MACPF domain-containing protein At1g14780 isoform X2: MSELLNQKSAIQGKIPSGYFNALFDLTGDWYRDAHNVKYLAFDGYFISLFYLHLTASHLTLQEEVKKSVPAQWDPASLTRFIQTYGTHIITGMAVGGQDVICVKQKHSSKVSSGDLRRNLENLGDFLFQDLRSPSQQQTNTSAEAKHKVPEVFNQVMQSNTTQFTSISETSSKDGLTIICSKRGGDVFKHGHSNWLQTVASSPEAILFKFVPISSLLTGIPGSGYLTHAINLYLRYKPLPEDLQCFLEFQIPRQWAPMFYELPLRHQRKKSTSPSLQFGFMSPKLHVSSTQVVSEEKPVVGLRLYLEGRKCNRLAIHVHHLSSLPKTMIHSSGASLWRGSDENEYCDTFLEPIRWKGFANVCTAVVKHDPNWLQESGGGGGVYIVTGAQLISKGNWPKNVLHLRLQYTHIANCSIRKSDWGGAPEASRKSSFLTNLSTTFSFTQQSVTTYPQKQAPTLLDSGVYPDGPPVPVRSGKLLKYVDTSEVLRGPHDAPGHWLVTAAKLVTEGGKIGLQVKFALLDY, from the exons ATGTCTGAGCTGCTAAATCAAAAGTCGGCAATACAGGGAAAAATTCCTTCTGGCTATTTTAATGCTCTTTTTGATCTGACTGGTGATTGGTATCGTGATGCTCATAACGTCAAGTATCTTGCTTTTGATGGTTATTTCATTTCCCTGTTCTATCTGCACCTTACTGCTTCACACCTCACACTGCAAGAGGAAGTGAAAAAGTCTGTTCCAGCTCAGTGGGACCCAGCTTCATTAACCAG GTTCATTCAAACATATGGAACACACATAATAACAGGTATGGCTGTTGGAGGTCAAGATGTAATATGTGTCAAACAAAAGCATTCTTCAAAGGTTTCATCTGGTGATCTGAGAAGAAATTTAGAGAATCTAggagattttttatttcaagattTAAGAAGCCCTTCTCAACAACAGACAAACACCTCTGCAGAAGCCAAACACAAA GTTCCTGAGGTCTTCAATCAAGTGATGCAATCAAACACAACGCAGTTCACCAGCATTTCAGAAACTTCAAGCAAGGAT GGCCTCACTATCATCTGTTCAAAAAGAGGAGGAGATGTGTTCAAGCATGGTCACTCAAATTGGCTCCAGACAGTGGCTTCTAGTCCTGAAGCTATCCTCTTCAAGTTTGTGCCTATTTCCTCACTTCTCACAGGAATTCCTGGAAGTGGCTATCTTACTCATGCAATCAATTTGTATTTACGCT ACAAGCCCCTTCCCGAAGATTTACAATGCTTTTTGGAGTTTCAAATTCCAAGGCAATGGGCACCCATGTTTTATGAGCTACCTCTGAGGCATCAAAGGAAAAAGAGTACTTCCCCTTCCCTGCAATTTGGTTTCATGTCTCCCAAGCTTCATGTCAGTTCTACACAG GTAGTGAGTGAAGAAAAGCCTGTGGTAGGCCTCCGTCTGTACTTGGAAGGAAGAAAATGTAATAGACTTGCAATACATGTACACCATCTTTCAAGCCTCCCAAAGACAATGATCCACTCTTCAGGCGCATCTTTGTGGCGAGGATCTGATGAAAATGAATACTGTGACACCTTTCTGGAACCAATAAGGTGGAAGGGATTTGCAAACGTGTGCACTGCAGTGGTTAAACACGACCCTAACTGGTTGCAAGAATCAGGTGGGGGTGGGGGTGTTTACATTGTAACCGGTGCACAGCTCATTAGCAAAGGGAATTGGCCAAAAAATGTGCTTCACTTGCGCCTCCAATATACCCACATAGCCAATTGCAGTATCAGGAAGTCAGACTGGGGTGGTGCACCTGAGGCTTCAAGAAAATCATCTTTCCTCACAAATTTAAGCACGACATTTTCATTCACACAACAAAGTGTGACTACTTATCCTCAGAAGCAGGCTCCCACTTTACTTGACTCTGGTGTTTATCCAGATGGTCCACCTGTGCCTGTTCGTTCTGGAAAACTGCTTAAATACGTGGATACAAGCGAGGTTCTGAGGGGTCCACATGATGCTCCTGGACATTGGTTGGTAACAGCTGCTAAGCTTGTGACTGAGGGTGGTAAGATTGGATTGCAGGTCAAGTTTGCACTGTTAGACTACTAG
- the LOC106778277 gene encoding rho GDP-dissociation inhibitor 1, whose product MSAAVSSTTSRFVEELKNKPNDNDNSNNVVGGEPEQPPYGDSANSDVAEETEPEEDDDDSKLESDRELDIGPQITLKEQLEKDKDDESLRKWKEQLLGSVDMSFVGATKDPDVKILSLTITSPDRPDLVLPIPFTNDPKKSLFILKEGSKCAMKFTFSVSNNIVSGLKYTNVIWKTGVRVASRKKMLGTFSPQKEPYTYSLEEESTPCGMFVRGTYAARTKFVDDDQKCYLDVNYYFEIQKNWTKPE is encoded by the exons ATGTCTGCTGCTGTGTCTTCCACAACTTCTCGTTTTGTGGAAGAGCTCAAAAACAAACCAAACGACAACGACAACAGCAACAACGTTGTTGGTGGCGAACCAGAGCAGCCCCCGTACGGTGATAGTGCCAACTCTGATGTTGCAGAAGAGACTGAGCcagaggaagatgatgatgattccAAGTTGGAATCTGACAGAGAACTGGATATTGGTCCCCAAATCACCCTCAAGGAACAGCTTGAGAAAGATAAA GATGACGAGAGTTTGAGAAAATGGAAGGAGCAACTTCTGGGCAGTGTTGATATGTCTTTCGTTGGAG CAACTAAAGACCCTGATGTGAAGATTTTGAGCCTCACTATTACAAGCCCAGACAGGCCTGATCTAGTCCTGCCAATTCCATTTACAAATGATCCTAAGAAAAGCCTCTTCATCCTTAAGGAAGGAAGCAAGTGCGCCATGAAATTCACCTTCTCTGTCTCCAACAACATCGTTTCTGGTCTCAAATACACGAATGTTATTTGGAAAACTGGCGTTAGAG TGGCCAGCAGAAAAAAGATGTTGGGAACTTTTAGTCCCCAGAAGGAACCATATACGTATTCATTGGAAGAAGAAAGCACCCCTTGTGGCATGTTCGTCAGGGGAACCTATGCAGCAAGAACCAAG TTTGTAGATGACGATCAAAAATGCTACTTGGACGTTAATTACTACTTCGAAATTCAGAAGAATTGGACAAAACCTGAATGA
- the LOC106778251 gene encoding 15-cis-zeta-carotene isomerase, chloroplastic, with protein MANSVVVATSVSLFSKYAQRRPSFFPLSSSNSIPKTNLNFNSQCFSNLLLSHSKSPIYGRHFVLRTSIKQSESENETELGLVGEDSAVFQLGEQKISSWIYFSAILGVVLYVLNVAWIDNSTGYGKAFIDAVSTLSDSHEVVMLMLILIFAGVHSGLASFRNTGEKLIGERPFRVLFAGLSLPLAVSTVVYFINHRYDGLQLWQVQDAPGLHQLLWISNFISFFFLYPSTFNLLEVAAVDKPKLHLWETGIIRITRHPQMVGQVIWCLAHTIWIGNSVAVAASFGLIAHHLFGVWNGDRRLAIKFGEDFELVKSRTSVVPFAAILDGRQKLPQDFYKEFLRLPYLTITALTLGAYFAHPLMQAASFNLHW; from the exons ATGGCAAACTCTGTTGTGGTGGCTACTTCAGTCTCTCTGTTTTCCAAGTATGCCCAGCGTCGTCCATCCTTTTTTCCTCTCTCTTCTTCCAATTCAATCCCCAAaacaaacctaaattttaaCTCTCAATGCTTTTCCAATTTGCTTCTTTCCCATTCAAAATCGCCGATTTATGGTCGCCACTTCGTTCTCCGTACTTCAATCAAACAGAGCGAGAGCGAGAACGAGACGGAGTTAGGGCTCGTTGGGGAGGACTCTGCCGTGTTTCAATTGGGcgaacagaaaatatcttcgtGGATTTATTTCTCGGCCATTCTGGGAGTGGTTCTCTATGTTCTCAACGTCGCATGGATTGACAATTCAACTGGCTACGGCAAAGCTTTCATTGACGCCGTTTCAACGCTTTCCGATTCTCATGAG GTGGTAATGCTAATGCTGATTCTCATCTTTGCTGGTGTCCACAGTGGCTTGGCTAGCTTCAGGAACACTGGCGAGAAACTCATTGGAGAAAGACCTTTCCGTGTACTCTTTGCAGGGTTATCGTTACCCTTGGCTGTCAGTACTGTT GTGTATTTTATTAATCACAGATATGATGGACTTCAACTCTGGCAGGTCCAGGATGCTCCTGGGCTTCATCAACTTCTGtggatttcaaatttcatttctttctttttcctataCCCTTCAACTTTCAATCTTTTAGAGGTAGCAGCTGTTGACAAGCCTAAACTACATCTATGGGAAACTGGGATCATAAGAATAACCAGGCATCCACAG ATGGTTGGGCAGGTTATCTGGTGTCTTGCTCATACGATTTGGATTGGAAATTCTGTGGCCGTTGCAGCCTCATTTGGCTTAATTGCACACCATCTGTTTGGTGTCTGGAATGGAGACAGACGACTGGCTATAAAATTTGGGGAGGATTTTGAATTAGTTAAGAGTCGAACAAGTGTTGTCCCTTTTGCAGCAATTCTTGATGGCAGACAAAAGTTACCTCAAGATTTCTACAAGGAGTTTCTTCGACTGCCATACTTGACAATTACTGCACTTACCTTAGGAGCTTACTTTGCACACCCGCTTATGCAGGCTGCTAGTTTCAACCTTCATTGGTAG